GTCGATATTGCCAAAGAAAGCGCCGATATTATATTATTAGAAAAAGACTTAATGGTACTACGCAAAGGCGTTATTTACGGCCGAAGAACCTTTGGCAACATAATTAAATACATTAAAATGACCGCCAGCAGCAACTTTGGTAATATGTTCAGCATGCTTGGAGCAAGTGCCTTCCTGCCTTTTTTACCAATGCTTCCGGTACAATTATTAACTCAAAATTTATTATACGATATATCACAAACCGCTATTCCGTGGGATAGAATGGACGAAGATTTTTTGAAAAAACCTAAAAAATGGGATGCTTCAAGTATTCAGAGATTTATGTTTTTCATTGGCCCAATCAGCTCCATTTTTGACTTTGCAACGTTTGCTCTGATGTTCTTTTACTTCAAGGCAAACAGCCCGGAACTCCAATCGTTTTTTCAAAGCGGCTGGTTTATAGAAGGATTGCTTTCTCAAACATTGATTATACACATGATAAGAACCAAAAAAATTCCATTTATACAAAGCTGGGCAGCAACGCCTGTAGTAGCATTAACCACATTAATTATGGTGGTTGGTATCGCGATTCCGTTTTCGCCATTGGCTCCAATGTTAAAAATGCAGCCACTTCCTGTAAGCTATTTCCCATTTTTATTTGGCATACTAACCTGCTATTGTCTGCTTACACAATTTGTTAAAACATGGTTTATCAAAAAATTCAATCAGTGGTTATAAAATTAAACGTATGAAACTAAAAACTAAAAACAGTAAACAATTCGCATGTAACAATCTTTTAGTAACACTAATTGCTGCAGCCGCATTAACAGCCTGTCACAATAAAACTGAAACGAAAGAAAACGAGTCTTTTTCTTTACAAGGCGATACCATCATAGTTCCTGCACAATCGATGATTGCTTCAAAATTGAAACTGGAAACCGTAAAAAATGAACCTTACGAGTTTGAGTTACAAACTGCCGGTATTGTTAAGGCAATTCCGAACTCGTATGCCGAAATTGCTCCTCCGTTTTCCGGAAGAGTAACCAAAGTATATATAAAACTGGGCATGAAAACCCAAGCTGGAACACCGCTTTTTGAAATGGTTTCACCTGATTTTACAGACGCGCAAAAAAACTTCTTTCAGGCAAAATCCGGTTATCAGACCGCGAAGCTTTCTTTAAAACGTCAGCAGGATTTAAAAACTCATGGCGTAGGTTCCCAAAAAGATCTCGAAGAAGCGGAAACGAGTTTTGAAGTCAGCGAGAAAGAATACCAAAATGCGGCTGCGAGCCTAAAAATATTTGGAGTTAATATCAATAAATTAGTTTTTGGACAGCCATTAGCAGTTACTTCTCCCATTGCAGGAGAAGTGATTGCCAATGAATTGGTTATGGGACAATTTTTAAAAGAAGAAGATGCTCCCAAAGCCAAAATTGCCGATCTGAAAAAAGTATGGGTTGCAGGGCAGATTAAGGAAAAAGACATTCGGTTTATTCATGAATTGGATAAAGCCGAAATTCAGGCCGGAGCTTATCCTGACAAAAAAATCACAGGAAAAATATTCCACGTTGACGAAATAATCGACGAAACGACACGAAGTGTTCAGGTTTTAATTGAATGTCCCAATGCGGATCATCTGCTTAAACCCGGCATGTACGTATCTGTAAATTTCACCGATACCCCCGTAAATACCTTGTTTGTTCCAGCAAAAGCGGTACTGCAATTTAACGACAAAAGCTTTGTATTTGTACAATTAGCCGACAGAAAATATGCACGCCGTTATGTAGAAACCGGAGTATCACAAAACGGGAAAATAGCAATCCAGTCGGGACTGCAACCAAATGAAACCATTATCAGTGAAGGAGCCTTTTATCTCCTTGAAGCAAAATAGTCTGAAAAATTAGCACACTCCTGATACCCATTGGGAGCAAAGTTAAAATCATTGAAATCTTTTAATCTGCAGTTAAGAAAATCGCAAAGCAAGCATAAAACCTTAAACTCTTAGCTTCTTATTATCTCAGAACCTTAGTATCTCAGCACCTTTTAAAAAAAAATGAAAAAAAATATATTCGAAACAACAATAGCAAAACGCTGGCTGCTTCTGGCGTTATTTCTTCTGATTTCTTTATTTGGCTATTATTCGTGGACACAGCTTTCGGTCGAAGCCTATCCCGACATTGGCGATGTCACTTCGCAGGTGGTTACGCAGGTTCCCGGACTTGCTGCAGAAGAAGTCGAACAGCAAATTACAATTCCAATCGAACGTGCCATCAACGGATTACCAGGAATGCATGTCATGCGAAGCAAAAGTACTTTTGGCTTATCTATGGTTACCATTGTTTTTGATGATGGTGTCGAAGATTACTTTGCCCGCACCCGAATTCAGGAACGTTTAAACGATGTTGAACTGCCTTATGGAGCAGCACCGGGTTTAGATCCCCTTACCTCTCCTACGGGTGAAATTTATCGGTACATAATTGAAAGTAAAGGTTACGATCTTCGAAAACTAAGCGAATTGCAGGAATACACTATCGTTCCTCGCATTAAACAAGTTTCGGGATTGGCCGATGTAACCAATTTTGGAGGAATTACAACGCAATATCAAATTGAATTGGATCCTCGTAAAATAGAACAATACGGATTATCGCTAAGCGAAATAACCGAAACGATCGAAAAAAACAATGCCAATGTAGGCGGAAGCGTCATTAACCGCGGTGACCAATCGTATGTGGTACGCGGAATTGGTCTGGTGAAAAACCTCGATGACATGGGGCGTATTGTAGTGAAATCCGTTAACGGAGTTCCGGTTTATCTTAATGATATTGGAAAACTAAAATACGGAAATCTAGAACGCAAAGGCGCATTAGGATATACAGATAAACGAGGCGTTGATTACTCAGATAATATCGAAGGAATTGTGCTTTTGCTAAAAAACCAAAATCCATCAGCGGTATTAAAAGGCGTTAACGAAGCCGTAGCCGATTTAAATAAAAATTACCTGCCAGAAGGAGTAAAGATTCATGCTTTTCTGGACAGAACCAATTTGGTAAACACCACCCTTACCACCGTTTCACATACATTGCTGGAAGGAATGGCGCTGGTTATTATCGTATTAATTGTATTTCTAGGCAGTTGGAGAGGCGCATTATTAGTAGCCATTACAATTCCAATTTCACTTTTGATTGCTTTTATTCTAATGAAATTCACCAATATTCCGGCCAATCTGCTTTCGCTTGGTGCAATAGATTTCGGAATTATTGTCGACGGCGCCATTGTAATGATGGAAACTATTCTGAAAAAACGGGAAGATGACGAAACTAAGGAACTCACCGAAAATAGCGTTTCCAGCAGCGTAAAAAATGTTGCGCGTCCCATTTTCTTTGCCACTCTTATCATCATCACAGCATACTTGCCATTGTTTGCTTTTGAAAGAGTAGAGAAAAAGTTATTTACGCCTATGGCATTTACTGTTGGTTATGCGCTTTTCGGTGCTTTATTAGTGGCTTTATTGCTAATTCCGGGATTGGCTTATTTTATTTACCGTAAGCCTCAAAAAATGTATCATAACAAATGGCTGGATAATTTAACAAGCGCTTATCATAACCGAATTCAAAAAATAATGCGGGCGCCAAAAAAGGTATTTGCCCCTTTAATAGCCGTATTAGCACTTGCTTTAATACTCACCATAACCGTTGGAAAGGATTTTTTGCCGCCTTTAGATGAAGGTTCTATCTGGCTCCAGGTTTCGTTACCGCCGGGAATCACGTTGGAGAAATCTAAAGAAATGAGTGATACCCTGCGTCACAGAACTTTAAAACACGAAGAAGTAACTTATATGATGGTACAGGCAGGACGAAATGATGACGGAACCGATGCCTGGACGCCTTCTCACTATGAATGCAGTGTGGGTTTGAAACCTTACAGCGAATGGAAATCAGGAAAAACGAAAGAAGATCTCATCAAAGAACTTGCGGCTGAATATGCGACGATGCCCGGTTATAATATTGGTTT
This is a stretch of genomic DNA from Flavobacterium endoglycinae. It encodes these proteins:
- a CDS encoding efflux RND transporter periplasmic adaptor subunit → MKLKTKNSKQFACNNLLVTLIAAAALTACHNKTETKENESFSLQGDTIIVPAQSMIASKLKLETVKNEPYEFELQTAGIVKAIPNSYAEIAPPFSGRVTKVYIKLGMKTQAGTPLFEMVSPDFTDAQKNFFQAKSGYQTAKLSLKRQQDLKTHGVGSQKDLEEAETSFEVSEKEYQNAAASLKIFGVNINKLVFGQPLAVTSPIAGEVIANELVMGQFLKEEDAPKAKIADLKKVWVAGQIKEKDIRFIHELDKAEIQAGAYPDKKITGKIFHVDEIIDETTRSVQVLIECPNADHLLKPGMYVSVNFTDTPVNTLFVPAKAVLQFNDKSFVFVQLADRKYARRYVETGVSQNGKIAIQSGLQPNETIISEGAFYLLEAK
- a CDS encoding efflux RND transporter permease subunit; this encodes MKKNIFETTIAKRWLLLALFLLISLFGYYSWTQLSVEAYPDIGDVTSQVVTQVPGLAAEEVEQQITIPIERAINGLPGMHVMRSKSTFGLSMVTIVFDDGVEDYFARTRIQERLNDVELPYGAAPGLDPLTSPTGEIYRYIIESKGYDLRKLSELQEYTIVPRIKQVSGLADVTNFGGITTQYQIELDPRKIEQYGLSLSEITETIEKNNANVGGSVINRGDQSYVVRGIGLVKNLDDMGRIVVKSVNGVPVYLNDIGKLKYGNLERKGALGYTDKRGVDYSDNIEGIVLLLKNQNPSAVLKGVNEAVADLNKNYLPEGVKIHAFLDRTNLVNTTLTTVSHTLLEGMALVIIVLIVFLGSWRGALLVAITIPISLLIAFILMKFTNIPANLLSLGAIDFGIIVDGAIVMMETILKKREDDETKELTENSVSSSVKNVARPIFFATLIIITAYLPLFAFERVEKKLFTPMAFTVGYALFGALLVALLLIPGLAYFIYRKPQKMYHNKWLDNLTSAYHNRIQKIMRAPKKVFAPLIAVLALALILTITVGKDFLPPLDEGSIWLQVSLPPGITLEKSKEMSDTLRHRTLKHEEVTYMMVQAGRNDDGTDAWTPSHYECSVGLKPYSEWKSGKTKEDLIKELAAEYATMPGYNIGFSQPMIDGVMDKISGAHSELVVKVYGEDYKETRRIAEDIIKTLKGVKGAVDLAIDQEPPLPQIQVIADRQKIAQYALNVDDVSQLIEVAMGGKAVSQIFVGNKVYDITARYNEESRNNPEKIGNLMLTNSEGVKIPLSQVCDIKLNTGESTIARETNKRHVTVRLNLRGNDLSSFLKEAQAKIEKEVKYNHEEFKIKWGGQFENQERAYGHLAIIMPLALAIMFVLLYGAFGKFRQAGLLMSIVPLALFGGMLALNVRGMTLNVSSAVGFIALFGVAIQNGVIMISHINQLRKNGMTLIESVTNGAKQRFRPVLMTATVAILGLLPASLATGIGSDVQRPLATVIVYGLLFSTILTLFALPSLYYLIEKKFDLAETAKQHETDPQ